A window of Staphylococcus lloydii genomic DNA:
AGTGCTTCTTCATCTACGACTGCACCTCTACCAATATTAATAAATATTGCTTCTTTTTTCATTTTAGCAAAGGCTTGTTTATCAAATTTATCTTTTGTATCTTCGGTAAGTGGTGCTGTACATATAATAAAATCACTGTTTTTTAATAATGTATCAAATGATACATATAATGCACCTAATTCTTCTTCAGCATCAATATGTCTTGAACGATTATGATACATTATATTAGCTTCAAAACCTTTGAGCCTACGCGCTACAGCTTTACCAATATCACCCATGCCAAAAATACCAACTTTGGCTCTATATAGATCTTTTCCTGCTAATAAATATGGGCTCCAACTTTGCCATTGACCTTCTTGTACATAGCGTTCCGCTTCAACGATTCGACGTGCCACACTTAACGTTAATGACACCCCTAATTCGGCTGTAGTCTCAGTTAACACATCTGGCGTATTCGTAACAACAATATTATGATCGTGAGCCAATTGTACATCTATGTTATCAAAACCAACCGCCATATTTGCTATAATTTTCAAATTTGGTGCAGCATTTAAAGCTTCGTCATCAATTTGCTCTGATAAAGTTATGAAACATGCCGTCGCTTCTGATAAAGCATTTAAAAATTTATCCCTTGGCATTGGCGTATACGCATCGTCCCAAAGTTCAACTGTACCAATTGCTTCTAATTGCTCAATAAATTTATCCGGTACTTTTCTTGTTACAATAATTTTACCCATCCCAATC
This region includes:
- a CDS encoding 2-hydroxyacid dehydrogenase, whose translation is MGKIIVTRKVPDKFIEQLEAIGTVELWDDAYTPMPRDKFLNALSEATACFITLSEQIDDEALNAAPNLKIIANMAVGFDNIDVQLAHDHNIVVTNTPDVLTETTAELGVSLTLSVARRIVEAERYVQEGQWQSWSPYLLAGKDLYRAKVGIFGMGDIGKAVARRLKGFEANIMYHNRSRHIDAEEELGALYVSFDTLLKNSDFIICTAPLTEDTKDKFDKQAFAKMKKEAIFINIGRGAVVDEEALIDALNEGQIWACGLDVLREEPIDMKNPLLNMKNAVIVPHIGSASIVTRDRMIQLCVDNIKLVLAGQAPLTPVKG